TCCTGATAAAATCCAAACCAGTTAAACCAGGCATCTGAATATCCAAAAAAAGCACATCAACCTCACCCCGTTGAATTAGTTCATAAGCCTCCTGTGCACTATTAAAAGAAGCAACCAGCTTCAATTGGGGCATTTGATTTACATAATTGCATATATAATCTGTCGCGATAGGTTCGTCATCAATAACAACACATCTCAGTTTGCTCATAATATTAAAGTTTTAAGGGCAGTTTTAAAAACATAAAATATTTATCGCCTTCAAGCTCGGTTTCAAGTTGATAAGAATTTGTATAAATCAAATCCAGTCTCTTTTTTGCATTTTGCGAACCAATGCCACCAGCCATTTTTTTGGTTTTCGTATCGTAGGTGTTTGAACAAGAAAAGTTCAATACACTAGATTCTTCCCAAATATTAATCTCAATACTACCATCGCTATTATGAGTGATATCGCTATGTTTAAAGCAGTTTTCGATAAATGAAAGTAATATCAAAGGAGTAATCTTATAGGGAGTGCTGACAATCTCATTATTGAATGATACTTTATCTTTATTCGTTAACCTTAAGCTTTCCAATTCAATATAGTTTTCAATAAAACGAAGTTCTTTAGATAACGGGACAAATTCAGCTTTCGTTTCATAAATAATATACCGCATAGCTTCTGATAACTTTAAAACAACTTCTGGAGCTTTGTCGTCTTTTTGGTAGGTTAATCCATAGATATTATTCAGGGTATTAAAGAAAAAATGAGGATTAATTTGCACTTTTAGAAATTCGAGTTCTTGTTGGGTTTTTTCGAGCATGATGGTTTTTTTTTGTTGCTCAATCAATTGGTTTTTGACAATGGTACTGTATAAAAGAGCAAATAACATGATTAACCCAACCCTAACAAACCCCACTTGCCTTATACCGCTTGAAGATTCAATAAACAATTCTGTATCGAATTTAATGAATAAGAGACGGAGCAAAACTGTTCCACCTAAAAAAACACCAATTAACGAAAGATAAAAGGGC
The Prolixibacteraceae bacterium DNA segment above includes these coding regions:
- a CDS encoding histidine kinase, yielding MKLNKYLIHIGIWMGLVVLRLLAGNFNNSFWNTFTFSILLYSIFALIFYSTVFVELKYFEAKKHLPFYLSLIGVFLGGTVLLRLLFIKFDTELFIESSSGIRQVGFVRVGLIMLFALLYSTIVKNQLIEQQKKTIMLEKTQQELEFLKVQINPHFFFNTLNNIYGLTYQKDDKAPEVVLKLSEAMRYIIYETKAEFVPLSKELRFIENYIELESLRLTNKDKVSFNNEIVSTPYKITPLILLSFIENCFKHSDITHNSDGSIEINIWEESSVLNFSCSNTYDTKTKKMAGGIGSQNAKKRLDLIYTNSYQLETELEGDKYFMFLKLPLKL